A window of Clupea harengus chromosome 24, Ch_v2.0.2, whole genome shotgun sequence genomic DNA:
AGACCGCAGCTAATGGCaattctatctgtctgtgagaAAGCTGACATGGGATGAGTGGTGGTGCAAGAAGAGAAAAAGCCTTTTAAGTCTAAATATTTTGGCAAACATCAATAAAAAGCAGAAGATACGATTGAAGTGAGTTTAAGAGGGACATTTCtagttttttctattttcagtgGACTAACAAGTTTAAATTCGTCCTCAACATTTGAATATTGCTCCATGACAATGGGTGAAATATTGATAGTCAATAATGACTTGTTTTATGcaatatgattattattattagtagtagtattaagAAAAGACTTTAATAATCAttatgtaggtgaaattggtaccagcctcacatgggagtccCGGactatgtaggtaccttaccctgtGAGTAGGCGCCGGGTAAATGTGgatgcaattgtgtgtaaattgtgatactgtctttgcgagggccaccaagacacattgGTGCtatccttgcaacagcaacaatatgttggtaatctcacccgattggacaggcatcgaCCATTCAACAtgaaggcagatcaattaagttgaacacctagggggcgctaagtgtagtgtcctccaccgtggtcaaaataaagataatcgtctcggttacttacgtaacctcggttccttaagcaggaaccagatataacagtatggtacatgacactagtcatggtcctaaatcgaagcatttatccattcacgcctgaaaggccgcgagatctgtcaacgcgcactcctgagcccgccccctcaggagtctatatcttgaatcgcgcaccagatctctgtcttggaatgaaaactgagcaagaatatcaaaccaaggaaacactgtacacgccaactttgttatatctggttcctgcttaaggaaccgaggttacgtaagtacctgagacgttccttatcgcagttcactgcgatataacagtatgggaccctattcattcccgcgtgataatacagtggcagccaatcacacacaccagcttattgaagcctttgccctcatagaggttcatacggccgctggcggtgaacatattaacagggcaacctttatcataggcggcatgGATCCgagatcctgcgcctgtaggaaaacaccctggaatgtttcatgtgcaacataacatgtagacaccaatgaacacacttatcatatacatcgttctcaggccaggggattcagagatcgcttgcctgcagaacactatgtagaaaactaggttcaagctcttataagacaacacgatagcctctactatccaactgGAGAGGCTAGGTTTTgaaagaggtctgccttttgcacgtgcaccaaagcacacaattagctgatctgactgtctgaaagcccTAATGCGCTCtacgtaacagcggagagcgcgcactggacagagcttattcaaacgttcctcctctgctgacgcaaagggaggaggcgagaaaactgctaattcaatcacctgattgcggaatggggttaccaccactttaggtgtgtaagcagcattaggacgcataaccactctgtcaccagcaatcgagaactgaaggcacgatgggctgactgacagggcttgcatgtcaccaacgcgctttgctgacgttaacgccagtagcagcgcagtctttaaagagacaaactttatgtccactgtctccaggggctcgaacggaggccctgtgagagcaagtaacaccactagcagatcccaagagggtatgaggtgtctctctggcaccctgagccgtctcaaccccgccataaagcgtgacgctagcgggtgactgccaggagaactgccattaatgcctgcgtggcaggctgaaatggcagccaggtacactttgagagtggaagccgccttccccttatcaaacaactgctgtaggaattataaaataacgcccagcgcgcagttaatggggtcatgctgacgcgcagcacaccatcgttcaaaactgcgccacttcagcgtatacagagcccgtgtcgacacagctcgggcactctgtattgtagccaccaccgcatccgacaagcctgacgctatgagtcTGCACcgttcaggtgccaggctctgagacaccaccactccggatgggggtgccacactgtcctgtgcgcctgcgttaggaggtctctccgcagaggcaacTCCCAAGaatgctgcactgacatattgactagatccaccggccacggctgattgggccagtggggggctatcaatatcaattctctgccctcgtccgctactctgcacagcacttgctggaggagcggaatcgggggaaaagcatataggcgtagatctggccactggtggcccagcgcgtctatgcccagtggggggttgtcgccccctagcgagaaccaaagcgggcagcaggtgttctgcctgtttgcgaacaggtccacctgcgccctgaaaaaacgcacccagatttgttctatcacttgtgggtgtagacaccaatctgctgctcgaggatcgcccctcgataacaggtccgcaccgtagttgaggtgacctggtatatgaactgccctgagggaaaggacgtgcctcgctgcccacaggagcaggcgagtcgcccaatggtgcagtgactgggagcgcactccgccttgacggtttatatacgccaaggtcgcagtgttgtccgtcctcactaacacatgctgaccactcagtctgggcagaaagtgtcgtagagccaggactactgtccgcagctctaacacatttatatgagacgcggcctctgtcacagaccagagaccgttcacgcctctcccctcgcagaccgccccccaccccttggtggaggcgtctgtggtcactactACGCGACGCGACGCGatactatgcccatagtgcccgacgccacgagaaaccagggggttctccagattgccagggctttcctgccaCCATATTTGGAACGGCTGCATaggcaacatccccagcgggagtgcgatggcggctgacgccatcattcctaacaggcgttggcagcacagcgacgagactgactgtcctagTCAGACCTGGCGCACgtatgttttgatggcatttattcgttcttgagacagcctgacctccatggaggtggagtctagaaccatgcctaggaaatgcgtaatttgcttttttccctgtttatcacaaagcccagtcgatacaggtgcgccaccactagatggccgtcctgcaccgctgcggcctctgaatgagcagctattaaccagtcgtccagatagttgtatacgcgtaagccgcgtagacgtaatggggcgatggctgcttccacgcactttgtgaataccctcggcgctagagctaggccgaatgggagtgcgttgaattggtacgctattcctccgaatgcaaacctcagatatctccgatgtctgtggtggatcggaacgtggaaatatgcgtcttttaagtctatcgcgatgaaccaatcgtttggccttataaactgcacaagccggcgtggggtcagtattctgaaccgtagcggcatgagtgctttgtttaacacacgtagatctaatattggccgataattcccgtcctttttggggacgaGGAAGTAAcagctgtagaagcctgaagcttcctcctcgggaggaactatgcttatcgcttcttttctgagcagggagactatctcttcccgtaggaagtgagactgttctcgctgcaccacagattggatcactccgctgaatggcggagggcgacgggcgaattgcagcacgtaaccctttgtgatcgttcttaGCACCcaaggttgtgctttgagttgaatttgtcgggaactaacccgctcatggtcaatgagtctaaacctagatctgcacccactccgcctagggagggagacgagatctggggttgccccctcatggttttgaaaaaaattggggggtgcgattgcactgtgtgcatcgcggggggagtcgcacaagcatgtctgggcactgcgccatctcggacaggagttaggacatatgagtgtggtgcttgtgagaacctgcttaccgtgctggacatgattttcacatgtgagcgacaggctgatttctgtggaggcggtgtgggcttcACCGCTCCCCCTTGTGTGGCCACtggctgactgtcaccatcaggaagcctgaggcttaCCTCTGCCCCGCCCGCGGCGAGTGGTGTACTGTCGCggggcctgggctgcgcccttgGCAGGGcgtgcagctggctgctgctgtgctgcaggctgagctggagggcagaagtggtgtctctgccagcctcgcctggtgggccacttcgctggaggagctggcgagcggaacccgcttcgttTATggccctgtgtgggtgtggtgtgtccttaggaggacgtctcacccgggtgtgtcctgaggaggacgtctcacccgggccgctagagcgaggcatcctccttccctgctcttttgctgctcctcgaacctggcagccatcgtgaccactgcttcaccgaagacaccctggacagagaccggggagtcgaggagtggtgctttctctctgtctgagagcttAGCCAGTGAAAGCCACAGaaacctctgggtagccaccgcggcacccatcaccctccccagtgcctgtgaggtgcaccgggtcagtctgagtgacagatccgtcgcgcaaCGGagctctgccacagacgggtgatcctcccccagcgacacggctagctcagtcaggagctttgtctagtagcgctgtagcagcgcagccgtgttggttgtgcaggcagcctgccctgcagccaagtaggctttctctgccagctgagcctggtgcctggccacccgcgtaggcaggagaggcttctggccgtgGCGCaacgtgggggaggcgggcgagaggtagcccgctacagcatcctccacctgagggaaggagaggtagcccctctcactagccctgtggagctgcatgtagggagcgaaccccggcaccggggcacagcccgagtagggggtcgcccatgtcgcctgcagttcctcgtgaacctcctcaaagaaggggatgcagctgggaactggagcggcggggccagcataaaactccccgtccagcagcaaGGAcggcacactgggagggggagggagagggagcccgaggcagctggctgctctcagcgcaacctcgtggagttacTGGCCCAGGATCCGTGACGTAGTCACGAGAGCGCGACCACTGCATGGTTactgccgaggcaggtcacgcaccgaccgtggcggtcacccttcacacgggtgtgcccgcagtcggggtagtgtctgggcATCTATTTTAATCAACCCGTAGAgagaaaaagcacacaaaactctttgacttttggTAGCGTGGAGGATATTACTCGGAGCTGGCACTTCGttcttgcgaagttttcaaagagacagagatctggtgcgcgattcaagatatagactcctgagggggcgggttCAGGAGTGCGCgttgacagatctcgcggcctttcaggcgtgaatgtataaatgcttcgatttaggcccatgactagtttcatgtaccatactgttatatcacagtgaactgcgataaggaaccacaaatcagtctcgttaaatacaTCAGTCTCATTACATatattaaactatcaatttgggactctgattaataattaaattaacaactacaaccaaagttaccttatgaatagaagaggttggcagcatttaTTCTtttgtaacattaaataaaccaggtTATAtgatcaaagtatttatttacacaatgataagaaataacacacaatacgtaatctagctaaatgtaactaactaatgaattgtaggggtatgtgtatatgtaagagagagggattatgtgtgtgtgtgtgagcttgtgggCTTAGGGTTGCGcagttaggagcgcgccagaaggaatgtgtgtgtgttcctttgttccaTCATCGCAGTtccacgtgcatgtgtgtgcacgttcgcGAACATAGATATGAACAAAGACGAGCCTGTGTGCAGCGCAAAGTTCTCCCTtggcgtgtgtggctatgtgaaggccaatgtatatgtaatcgtgtgTGATTACGATGCCGAGTTAGAAGGAATGGTtattgatgcatgcaagaccctctGTCTCTGAGAAGCAATCATAACAATAAACTTTAGATGGTGTAGCGAAGCCAACTCCCAAATAATCATAAAAATATACATCAACAGTTATGTTCGGTGAACCAAACAGATCAAGTACATAAACAATGGCAAATGTAAACAGTCCTATGCGTAGCCAGGTAGTGAGTAGCTAgaatagctaaatgcccagttatgTCGGAATTACCAGTCCTTTGGAAAAGGAGTCGTGTTGGCGGATCCGACGttgatgaggcagagaagagatggagatatCCGTAGATGGGGAAAGTTTGAGAGGATTCGAGCACTCGTTCCATTGCAGGTCTCCGCGATTTTGTGCTTTGTCTTGGTTTGCCCCCGTTtcagagttagctagcaggtctctTGTTAACTGCTTGCGTTACACTTACTTCGTCTACGTTAGCGGTCCGAGTTTGGCTAACGAGTGATCTTAGGCAATTGTTTGCCGTAGACAAAAGTGAGAGCTTTGTATGTTCTCTTTCGggcgagagaacaaagagagtatgTCTACACCCTTGGAGGTGGTTGAACGAGAGATGCTCCAGGCGTTGCCGAAGGTGAGAGAAAGGTGTTTGCCTGGCAACgccagcagagaaagagagagagagagctcacatCAGGAAAGACATGGCTTTTTGTCCAAGCTCAGGGGGGCGTGGTTAAAGTTTAGGTTATAGTTTTACAGTGAGCTGAAGTTTTACGTAGGTTCCGAACTAAACCATACGGAAGTTTCTGATTagagtcaaacacaatggacgtattccaggtgtacctacaattataataatatacatTATTGCGTAATACACAGTAATAATGGACATTATTGAAACAGACTAAAAGAAAGTGGTCAAATGCACTGGCAGTAGGGATtgaaaacatattttaaaaaAGACACAAGAAATCTGTACAATTGTGCAACCTATGTTTGTGAAACTGTTGTCAGATGTTTTCAAAAGCACTAAATATTTTGCTTACTCTTTTCTTTCACAGTGCCTTTATCTCCTGCTGACCTGAGGATGGTGCTGGTGGGGAAGACTGGAGCAGGGAAGAGTGCATCagcaaacaccatcctgggaagaGAAGGCTTTGAATCTAAGATGTCACCTAATTCTGTGACAAAAGAGTGTAGGTTACATGTGGTCAAGTCAGGTGGAAAGACCATCTCAGTTACTGACACTCTGGGTGTGTATGACACATATTTAGATGATGAGGCTTTGAGGGGTGAGTTGGAAAGCTGTATTTACATGACAGCTCCTGGACCCCATGTGTTCCTGCTAGTGATCAGTCTTAGGGTTAGATACAGCAAGGAAGAGAAGGATGCAGTGCAGTGGATCTGTGATAATTTTGGGAAGGAAGCTTTACAGTATGTAGTCGTACTCTTCACTCACACTGATGGGCTCAAAAATAGGCCTTTAGAGCGATATGTTGGTGAAAGTGAGGATCTCCAGACACTCATTAGGGACTGTGGGGACAGATTTCATGGTTTTAACAATAATGACAGAAATCCAAATCAGGTCACTGAACTGCTGCAGAAAATTGAATGCATGGtggagagcaatagagagaggggaaaagaacacTATACTAATGACATATACAAGACAGCCCAGAAACAGATTGAAGACGCTAGGAGACTAAAGAAGGGAAAAGAAATAGCTCTGGGTGTGGCTGCTGGTGTAGGAGTGACAGCAGCAGTATCTGGAGGAGTTGTGCTCGGAGTCACAAGTCTCCTGATCCTCCCAGGGCTGTTGATTGGAGTAGGGGCCGCAGCAGCAGTGGGAGGTGGAGTGGCGCTCCTTGTAAAAAAATTATCCGAATCAAAGAATTCGGAACATGATGTTTTGAGAAATAACATTTAATATCTATATATAATTCTTTCAAgaaactgaaagaaagaaaacaatgtgcATTGTTCTTGGCAGAATCTCATTTGATCTTTCTTTGTAGCTGTTTTTTTGTTCACTTCTTATACAAAAGGTATGACTGTATACAAAGTTTTGTTTCATATTTAcatacaacatttaaaaaaaaaaagaataattcaTGAAAGCATCCTCTGACATTAATAAATATTGTGAATAGAAAAAGGAATGTGTATGATGTTGTTATTTTGGGGGAAGGTCCATAAAAAAATACCCAGTTTACAAAACCATGCACTTGTTATGTTAAGTCCTTGCCTTATGTGACTAGGCACATGTTCTCTATATGGTCTGACATTGCTCCGTTTGGTATCATACTGGCCACTGAAAGGGGCTGAATCTGAAGTGACTAGATAGTAACTCAGTCATACTCCATCCACTAGCTAGTTGGCTAGATAGTAACTCAGTCCTCTTCCACTCACTGTCTAGCTGGCTGCAGTGATCCAGTCTAAAAgcctcccttcttttctctcgtGACCTGGATAATGAAAACAGTAACTGTTTCTCCTGGGCTACATGATACCTGGTGAttagaatcacaacaaaaccaGAATAAATCAGACTTGTCAGCAGGGGTTGCCCATCTCACTTCTGTTTCAGCTGCTCAGTGCAAAAAGACTAAAAGCCTGGATAATGAAAACATCTCTGTTATGTTCCATGACTGCATACCCAAAGTAGGAGCTGTGGTGGGGACAACATGACTGCATACCCAAAGTAGGAGCTGTGGTGGGGACAACATGACTGCATACCCACAGCAGGGGCTGTGGTGGGGACAATATGACTGCATACCCACAGTAGAGGCTGTGGTGGGGACAACATGACTGCATACCCACAGCAGGGGCTGTGGTGGGGACAATATGACTGCATACCCACAGCAGGGGTTGTGGTGGGGACAATATGGGGACAATATGACTGCATACCCACAGCAGGGGTTGTGGTGGGGACAATATGGCTGTAGGAAAAAATGACATCATGGCCAAACAGCACATACTGCACAGTCAAGGACAAAAGGGCCGATTGACCCTCTgtggcatttacacacacacacaaacacacacacacacacacacacacacatacacacagaccacacacacaaacacacacactcgctccctcactcactcactcacacacacagacaaacacacacacacacacacacacacacacacacagacacacacacacacacacacacacacacacacacacagacacacacacacaaacacatacacccccccccacacaaacacacacacatacacacagaccacacacacaaacacacacacactcgctccctcactcactcactcacacacagacatacagacacacacacacacacacacacacacacacacacacacagcattggagTGGGAATGCTGGGGGCTTGAGACAATTCATGAAATTTAAAtgagttaaaaataaaaaagagaagaaaagtaaAGTATGAGGATGCggaaatatattttataattaattaTAAGTAAATAATTTTGATACAAAAATTATTGTAGCCTGgagtgctgctgctggccaTTTGGGTGCCCCAAAAAGTATTATTGCAAGTgtaagtattattattgttatggtATGACTGTAAATCGTTTAGCATAATTGATAcataaacaataacacaaaaacaagtcacacaaacaactcaaGGAAATAAAATACTTTACAGGCTAAGATGACAATTGAaatttaagcaaaaaaaaagatcctgCTTTACTCAGTCTTGCTGTGATATCTTCTGCATTCATAACAGAAATACTGTTGTTATGAAAAGCCATCCATAAATGTTATGGGGGTTGGAAGAGAGACTGCATGACTGAATACTGGAAATAAAACAGTTGAGGAGACGACCTTGGATGGGGTTTACCAGCACAGCAGCTTGATCATTATCAGAATATCGTCATTCAGACTTTTGGAGTTTCAATAGAGTCTAGCACAATCCTAGGAAAACAGCACTTGAGAGGTTCAGAGCACCTTTCACCTTCTGAAATATGTTAGATTGGGGACTGAGGACTGATAACTGAATTGGTAAGGTGGCATTGACTTCAAATCATTGAAATATTGAAAAAGACAAGCCAAGTATATACAACACATAAAAGGGTCCACTTTGCTTTGTAAAGTGGTTCATATGAAGTGTGTGAAATGAAGTCTGTTCGAGTTTAAGTCAGGAAAAtatttcactgtctctcactgtaCTAATCAGAGTACCTAAAACACTCACATCACTGCTCCTGTGATTTGCACAAACTGATATAGCATATGTGAGATTTGGTATGCCCATATATGGAGTCAAAGACTCAAATCAACTTGTGGTTGGCTGTTTGGTCTTTGTAGGGATTGGCCTTTgattaatgaatacattttacaCATCAGACCACAACTCTGCACTCTGTTTCAGAGCACAGCAACACGACATCTCATGTCACAGTTTGATTCAGATGCATTTGAAGACTAATCATAGGAATCCTATGTGTGAGTACGATCTAAGTTTTCTTTGTACCTTTAGCATTCCCAAATACATTGTTTTACTGCAGAATTTTCTCAGACAATGTACATCAGCTGCAAATAAATCAACATTGGGGCCATTGCAGATGAGATCATATAATTCAGAGCTGAATTTCTAAGGGA
This region includes:
- the LOC116219088 gene encoding GTPase IMAP family member 9-like; amino-acid sequence: MVLVGKTGAGKSASANTILGREGFESKMSPNSVTKECRLHVVKSGGKTISVTDTLGVYDTYLDDEALRGELESCIYMTAPGPHVFLLVISLRVRYSKEEKDAVQWICDNFGKEALQYVVVLFTHTDGLKNRPLERYVGESEDLQTLIRDCGDRFHGFNNNDRNPNQVTELLQKIECMVESNRERGKEHYTNDIYKTAQKQIEDARRLKKGKEIALGVAAGVGVTAAVSGGVVLGVTSLLILPGLLIGVGAAAAVGGGVALLVKKLSESKNSEHDVLRNNI